One genomic segment of [Phormidium] sp. ETS-05 includes these proteins:
- a CDS encoding PQQ-binding-like beta-propeller repeat protein, which produces MTTSLLDLRGYFILPELTAQGMVRGLGRGYIRKVIALNQELTIVIANGGATLFNLRTGEALWEIDCPAGSGAVSADGRLLALGGDKDIYLWDLTTGRQLHLLQGHTGYVNSVSFSPDGKTLASGSHDKTVRLWDVPTGRELRQLREHKYGVNSVSFSPDGQTLASGGWDGVVRLWRL; this is translated from the coding sequence ATGACAACATCATTATTGGATTTACGCGGCTATTTTATCCTGCCAGAATTGACCGCCCAAGGCATGGTTCGCGGACTGGGACGGGGATATATCCGAAAAGTGATTGCCCTGAACCAGGAATTAACCATTGTCATTGCCAATGGCGGTGCAACCCTATTTAACCTGCGGACGGGCGAAGCTCTCTGGGAAATTGACTGTCCTGCTGGTAGTGGGGCGGTCAGTGCTGATGGGCGTTTATTGGCTTTGGGTGGAGACAAAGATATTTACCTGTGGGATTTAACCACGGGAAGGCAACTGCACCTACTCCAGGGACATACAGGCTATGTGAATAGCGTCAGCTTCAGTCCTGATGGTAAAACCCTGGCTTCTGGGAGTCACGATAAAACCGTGCGACTTTGGGATGTGCCGACGGGACGGGAACTGCGCCAACTCCGGGAACATAAATACGGTGTGAATAGCGTCAGTTTCAGTCCAGATGGTCAAACCCTGGCTTCTGGGGGTTGGGATGGTGTGGTGCGGTTGTGGC